Proteins found in one Gordonia sp. PDNC005 genomic segment:
- a CDS encoding SRPBCC family protein, translated as MTNDSRRVISAQRTVAAPTEVIFDLIADPTRQPEWDGNDNLRSAAPGQRIHAVGDTFDTVLTTGDVRRNHVVEFTEGRLVAWQPSPVDAPRPGHLWRWEVTPTDGGAVVTHTYDWTELHDTTRQARAKATTVDKLAASVDRLAELAEGQAPSA; from the coding sequence ATGACGAATGACTCACGACGCGTGATCTCCGCCCAGCGAACGGTTGCCGCTCCAACCGAGGTCATCTTCGACCTCATCGCCGATCCGACACGCCAACCGGAATGGGACGGCAACGACAATCTGCGGAGTGCGGCCCCCGGCCAGCGAATCCATGCCGTCGGCGACACCTTCGACACCGTTCTGACGACCGGCGACGTGCGCCGCAATCACGTCGTCGAGTTCACCGAGGGGCGGCTCGTCGCATGGCAGCCGTCTCCGGTGGACGCACCGCGTCCCGGGCACCTCTGGCGGTGGGAGGTGACGCCGACCGACGGTGGCGCCGTCGTGACGCACACGTACGACTGGACGGAACTGCACGACACCACCCGGCAGGCGCGCGCGAAGGCGACGACGGTAGACAAGCTCGCCGCGTCTGTCGATCGGCTCGCCGAACTGGCCGAGGGACAGGCGCCGAGCGCCTGA
- a CDS encoding AAA family ATPase: protein MIIWVNGAFGSGKTHTVHELHRRHGRGHIADPEILGYAMHKMLPAFARTDFQDLPQWRAGVADTLQQSAAAGDEPVFVPMTVVDPRYFDQTVAELRRRGIDVHHYALIASRETLERRLASRVSTLGARLLGRDESWAHAQIDRCRTALADDSFGVHVETDDLTLDEVVEAIAADVGLPLTRNRLSRPAAAVRRAEVAVRHIRF, encoded by the coding sequence ATGATCATCTGGGTCAACGGCGCATTCGGGTCCGGGAAGACGCACACTGTCCACGAACTGCATCGCAGGCACGGACGGGGTCACATCGCAGATCCCGAGATACTCGGTTACGCGATGCACAAGATGCTGCCTGCGTTCGCACGCACCGACTTCCAAGACCTGCCTCAGTGGCGAGCGGGCGTCGCCGACACTCTCCAGCAGTCGGCTGCCGCAGGTGACGAGCCGGTCTTCGTGCCGATGACAGTCGTCGACCCTCGGTACTTCGATCAGACGGTGGCCGAACTCCGTCGCCGCGGGATCGACGTCCACCACTACGCGCTCATCGCGAGTCGAGAGACGCTCGAACGCCGCCTGGCCTCACGGGTGTCGACGCTCGGCGCTCGGCTTCTCGGCCGAGACGAGTCGTGGGCTCACGCTCAGATCGACCGATGTCGGACTGCGCTCGCCGACGATTCATTCGGTGTGCACGTCGAGACCGACGATCTCACACTCGACGAGGTCGTCGAAGCCATCGCAGCGGACGTCGGCCTGCCACTGACGCGGAACCGGCTGTCACGACCGGCCGCGGCGGTCCGTCGAGCTGAGGTCGCCGTACGGCACATTCGCTTCTGA